The following proteins are encoded in a genomic region of Xenopus laevis strain J_2021 chromosome 3L, Xenopus_laevis_v10.1, whole genome shotgun sequence:
- the LOC121400998 gene encoding class E basic helix-loop-helix protein 22-like: MASYGSPSGICQNPQIASPGLGTTIESLAATNMCAKYDESAGGRVSVTESRGEEEQSPDDDSDGCYELVLRSAEHMASQAGMKLDAPCATGGGKKSKEQRTLRLNINGRERRRMHDLNDALDELRLVIPYVHSPSVHKLSKIAILLLAKNYILMQAQALEEMRRLMAYLNQGQAISLAPPSPTLQLLLLRRTLTHDVQSQLNVDRVAEVGDTVQETGATAAA, translated from the coding sequence atggcatcttatggcagcccctctggcatttgccagaacccacagattgccagtccgggcctgggtacaACCATTGAATCTCTGGCCGCCACCAACATGTGCGCCAAATACGATGAGAGCGCTGGCGGCAGGGTGTCGGTGACAGAGAGcagaggggaagaggagcagagCCCGGATGATGACAGCGATGGGTGCTACGAGCTGGTGCTAAGATCGGCTGAGCACATGGCCTCCCAAGCAGGAATGAAGCTGGATGCCCCATGCGCTACCGGAGGAGGCAAGAAGTCCAAGGAGCAGAGGACTCTCCGGCTCAACATCAACGGCCGGGAGAGGAGGCGAATGCACGACCTGAATGATGCTCTGGACGAGCTCCGCTTGGTGATTCCCTACGTGCACAGCCCCTCGGTCCACAAGCTCTCCAAGATAGCCATCCTGCTCCTGGCCAAGAACTACATCCTCATGCAAGCCCAGGCACTCGAGGAGATGAGGCGGCTCATGGCTTATCTCAACCAAGGCCAGGCCATCTCCCTGGCGCCTCCATCCCCAactctgcagctgctgctgttgcgCCGCACCCTCACTCACGATGTGCAGAGTCAGCTCAACGTGGACCGAGTCGCTGAGGTGGGAGACACGGTGCAGGAGACAGGCGCTACTGCTGCTGCTTAG